ACATAGAGCAAAGGGCTGCTGGTCGTACTCGAGTCCATGGCCACAGTGATGAGGACACCTTTAATGATATTGTCGTATCTTCGTATCAGATTTTTCCCAAGAACAAAATGCACGGTAACTTATGACATTGGCTTCAACTTTTGCTTGTAAACAATAGCATATTATTGACAGTGATATGCAatacattttacagcatttctATTGATTAATTTTCTTACAGTAGAAGCACACTAAAGAACCCATGGCACCTAGCCAGCCCCTAATCTCTCACACTGTTTTGTAGATTTTGATCCCGATGAAGAAATTCGAATCATACTGATTGGAAAGACAGGAAATGGGAAGAGTGCATCGGGAAACACCATCCTCAATAGAAAAGCCTTTACATCAGTCCTCTCTGCGGAGTCTATCACATCAGAGTGTGAAAAGGCTAAAGGAACGGTGGATGGACGCAGGGTCGCGGTCATTGACACACCAGGAATTTACgatacaaaatacaaagaagCCGACGTAATCAGAAAACTGAAAGagtgcatctctctctcctcgccTGGCCCTCACGCGTTCCTGGTTGTGGTCAAATTGGGCAGATTCACAGAAGAAGAACAGAAAACTATTGAACTTCTGCAGCAGGTGTTTGGTGACAAAGCTGCAGATTTCTCTATGGTTCTCTTCACTCATGGTGACCAGCTCGGAAGCACAAGAATTGAGGACTTTTTTAGAAAAAGTAAACAACTTAGCCATTTGATTGTAAGATGTCACTTTCGATATCATGTTTTCAATAACACAGATACCAATAACAGTCAGGGGCCTCAGCTGCTTGCTAAGATAGAAAGTATGATCAGTGATAATGGAggaacattttacacaaatgaaaTGTTCCAGGAGGCTGAGAGAGCGATCTGCGAACAGCAAGAGAAGATTCTGAGGGATAGTGCTGAGCAAAAACTCAGAGAAGAACAACAACTGATGGCAATGTTTGAGGGAGAACAACTGAAGAAACAATTAAAGTATCTCGATGAAGAGTATATAAGAAAATCaagagaaaaggcagaaaagaaaaacaaattcattaAAAGTGGTGTGATTGTAGCAGCTGCTGAGGTGGGTGTTGCAATCGGTGCTGcggcagcagctgctggaggccCTCTTTGTATTGCCATTGGAGCAACAGCTGGTGGAGCTGTTGGGGCTGTAGTGGGATTATTAGCACCAGCAGCAATAATagctctgaaaaataaatgtgctgtACAATAAAAGATACACAGCATTTACATGGCCAGAGTcctaaaaaaatagaaaggcaCTGACCAAAGAACCGTCTCACCTACCTCTGTCAACTCTGGGAAACGCTGAGGTCTGATATACAAAAGTGAAGCTTCAGTCAGTCTTTCAGTTAACTTTTTTTACAGTccataacattacattttggtTAACTGTTTTCAGTAACTTTGTTCAGGTAAATACCCTGTACCTGCACAAAATGAGATTTGAGCTGTGGAAGACCTAGGTTTTTCTTTCAGGAGTTGGTTGAGACCAAAACCAAAGCCAAATACAAAGTGAATATTGGACATACATTTGTTAGACAatgccaaataaatgtaaataggAAACCAATTAATAAACGTCTA
The DNA window shown above is from Plectropomus leopardus isolate mb chromosome 5, YSFRI_Pleo_2.0, whole genome shotgun sequence and carries:
- the LOC121943538 gene encoding GTPase IMAP family member 9-like, with amino-acid sequence MAFSALRLSQRDGRGRQGQTERTQNTDFDPDEEIRIILIGKTGNGKSASGNTILNRKAFTSVLSAESITSECEKAKGTVDGRRVAVIDTPGIYDTKYKEADVIRKLKECISLSSPGPHAFLVVVKLGRFTEEEQKTIELLQQVFGDKAADFSMVLFTHGDQLGSTRIEDFFRKSKQLSHLIVRCHFRYHVFNNTDTNNSQGPQLLAKIESMISDNGGTFYTNEMFQEAERAICEQQEKILRDSAEQKLREEQQLMAMFEGEQLKKQLKYLDEEYIRKSREKAEKKNKFIKSGVIVAAAEVGVAIGAAAAAAGGPLCIAIGATAGGAVGAVVGLLAPAAIIALKNKCAVQ